TGGGATGGTTGCGAGAAAATTAAACATTGAATCAGATTTAGGCAAGCAGCTTGATTCCATGAGTGATATCGTGTCCTTTGGGGTCGCTCCGGCTTTGCTCATGTATACAGCAGTCCTTCAACAATTCGACGTACCCGGGATGTTTTTCACCATCCTTTATATCGCCTGCGGAGCATACAGGCTCGCCAGGTTCAATATCACGGAAAATGACGGCTATTTCACAGGATTGCCGATCACGGTAGCCGGCTGTCTGTTGACGCTGTGCTACTTTATGATCCCCCATGTTTCAAGCGTGGTGCTCATATGTATGACCATTCTTCTGGCACTCTTGATGGTCAGCACGTTCACACTGAAGAAAATGTAGATGTCCTATGGGAAGAGCCCGTTTCGATGAGGAAACGGGCTTTTTTTGTTTGTGCTTGTCGGGCCTGAACAAGCCCCCTCCGCTTTTCTTTGTCCAGCTGCGGGGCTTAGAGGCTCGAGGTCATAAGTCAAACCTGCCAAAAAGGCAAAGAACGCCTTTCCGGCAGGTTCGCCTTATGCTTGTCGCCTCTGGGCAAAGCCCCTCCGCTTTTCTTTTAACAATTGGTGTAGTACCACCAGCCACCGAATAGGAAAAGCAGGATTAGTAGGACGACGACGAGGGCGAAGTAAAACCCGCCGCCACCATAGCAACCTGGATAAACTGGTCCACAACACGGGTATCCATATGGCATGACCATACCTCCTCACTCACTTTTACTAATAGTATATGTACATAGGTTAAGAGCGTATAGGCAGTTTCCATCTTTATTATAGAATTCAGCAGACAGGAAAATGTTCCATTTCTTTCATTACTTTCTCCGGACATGCAAGCACTCCCCTTTCTTAACATAGTAATGAGTATAGGCTTAAGTCCTCATGGAGGTGTAAACATGTCTGGAGTCCTAACGGCACTGGGGTATTTCTTTAAGGAGTTAATCTTTCTCGTTTCTTACGTTAAGAATAATGCGTTTCCCCAACCACTGTCTTCAGGAGACGAACGAAAATATTTGCGTTTGATGGCAGAAGGGGATGAGCACGCCCGGAATATGCTGATTGAACATAATCTCCGATTGGTGGCGCACATCGTCAAGAAATTTGAAAACACCGGCGAAGATCCAGAAGATTTGATTTCCATCGGGACGATCGGATTGATCAAAGCGATCGAAAGCTATTCGGAAGGCAAGGGGACAAAGCTTGCCACGTATGCGGCCAGATGTATCGAAAATGAAATCCTGATGCATCTTCGTGCCCTCAAAAAAACGAAAAAAGACGTTTCCCTGCACGACCCGATCGGACAGGATAAGGAAGGGAACGAAATCAGTTTGATCGATATCTTAAAATCGGAGAGCGATGATGTCATCGACACGATCCAATTAAGCATGGAGCTTGAGAAGGTCCGTAAATACATCTGTGTCCTTGATGAGCGGGAAAAGGAAGTCATTGTCGGTCGATTCGGCCTTGATCTAAAAGAGGAGAAAACCCAGCGGGAAATCGCCAAAGAGCTCGGGATCTCTAGAAGCTATGTTTCCCGTATTGAAAAACGGGCGCTCATGAAAATGTTCCATGAGTTTTATCGGGAAGAAAAAGAGAAGCGGAATATGTCGTAAAGAAAATGATAATTCCTCAAAAAAATCCGAATGAATTCGATTCTTGGATAAGAATTGAATTCACCCGGATTTTTTCTATTATGCAAGTATGATCAAAGCGAGAAGCACGCTCCCCTGTTGATGGGTGTGAATGGCAGCGACTCCTCAGGTAAAGCTTGGCCGGACCGATAAAAAAAGCTCGCGGTCGCACGTGAAAAGTAAAGCCATACACGGAAATCAACATCCAGGGGTACCAAAGATCCAGACTTTTTTGCTTTACTTCCTATTCCACACTGACTTCAGCAGAAATGATCAACCCAATCACAGATGTAAGGACAAGACCCATAATCATTGAGAACATCGTCATCGCTCTCCTTTTCATTTATGATAGTTCCTACTATTAATGTATCACGAAAAAACGGATATTCTCCTGTCATTCGTGAACATCTTATTACTAAACATTGACGAAAATGTGACCGGGAACCGGGTAAAAAAAGAAGGGGACACCTCATTTCTGAGTGCCCCCTTCTCCGATCATCTGGCCCTATCCCGTTTCTTTCCCCGATGGAAAATGACAGTCCAAATCGCGATATTCAAAAACATGTACTCCACCCGCCTTCTGAAGCGTTAGGCAGTATCCTTCTCTACCCAAAGCGCATTTAGTTTTTTCTCTTGTATAAAAATCATGATTCCTGCTCCTCTCTTTTTGTGTACTTTCCATTCATATTAAAATAATTGTGACATGTATTGCTGCTTTGCTTTTGTTTCTTCATAACATTTAGAAACCGTTTCGTTGTGTAAAGCTTCTTCAAACGTTTCCTGCTTTTTATTGAATGTCACGGTAATGAATAAAAGATTCAGTGTCATATATATCCCCCCTTTCACAGTCCCAGGCCTTCCGGGCAAACGAAAAAGCCACAAAGAGTTCGCTCCTTGCGGCACAAAAAAGCCACAGGGAACTGCATTCTCCCTGTGGCTATCATTAATTGAAATTAAAATGAAGCGTATAACATCCCACAAGCGGTCGAATGATGAAAACAATATGAAGTTGTGTTATTTTTTCCAATAAGCACGAACATTTTTCTCGACCTCCCCTGTGTTATTTTTCTTACATTGGTTATTATATCCAATCACCACCCCGATGTAAACTCTTTTCATGATTATTTTTTCTACAAATTTCCACAAGAACCAAATGACTGGGTAAATAAAAAAGCGGGCCCTCCAAGAGAACCCGCCTACCTCAAACTATTCATCTGCAGATTGCAGTGCTTTTTTATATTTGATCGCCTTTGTGAAAAATAGCAGTGACATTCCGAGCATCACGGTCGTTCCTGTCATGAGCGTGGCCACTTTTCCAGGTGTGACCGTTTCTGACGGTATAATGACCCCTAAATACATAAAGACGCTTAATGCAAGCAATGTAAAACCATATCGCTTGAAATCATCCACTTTGTGTTGAATGGTCCTTTTGTTCTTCACATGCATTCACCTACTTTAGAACTAGTAAACTCTCATTCTATCGTAACATACGACACGAGGCCGGTGATCATGTAATAGATGGCAGCTCTGCCACGGTTTCCTTTACTTGGAAAGGGCGTTCCCGATATCTTCGATCAGGTCTTCCGCATCTTCAAGACCGACTGAAATGCGGACCAGTCCGTCTGTGATGCCGAGTTCATTCCTGCGGTCTGCAGGGATTGATGCATGTGTCATGCGGGCAGGTACCGAAATCAAACTTTCTACAGCCCCTAAACTTTCTGCGAGCGTGAAGTATTTCGTGTTCGTCAGAAGACGGTCTGCATTTTCTTCGCTTCCGACATCAAAGGATACCATCCCGCCGAATCCGGCTGCCTGCTTTTTGGCAATCTCATGATTCGGGTGGGATGCCAATCCAGGGTAGTACACCTTCGATACTTTCGGGTGATTTGTAAGGAACTCGACGATTTTCTTCGTGTTTTCCTCGTGCTCTTCCATCCGCAAGCCGAGTGTTTTAATCCCGCGGATCAACAGCCATGAATCTTGCGGCCCTAAGACGCCGCCCGTTGAATTTTGAACGAAGAACAGCTCTTCGGCAAGCTCCGGGGAATTTACTACAACAAGCCCTGCCACTACGTCACTGTGACCGCCGATATACTTCGTTGCGCTGTGAAGGACGATGTCTGCTCCAAGGCTGATCGGGTTTTGCCAATACGGTGTGCTGAATGTATTGTCAACGATTGTCAACAGATTCCGGCTCTTCGCCAGTGCAGCCGCTGCTTCGATATCGGTGATCTTCAACAGTGGATTGGTCGGTGTTTCAATGTACACAGCCTTTGTATTCGGCTGGATCGCCTCTTCGATCTTACTGATGTCACTTGAATCAACGAATGTGGATTCGATGCCGATACGGTTCAGCACCTTTGTCATGACACGGTATGTCCCGCCATATACATCATCTGTCATGACGATATGATCTCCGCTGCTGAACATCATCATAACCGCCGTAATGGCTGCCATGCCTGAACCGAAGGCAAAGCCTTTCTCCCCGCCTTCAAGGTCTTTGATAAGCTCTTCAAGTGCATGCCTTGTCGGATTTCCGGAGCGTGAATATTCAAAGCCTTTATGTTTTCCGACTTCATCCTGCTTGTATGTGCTTACCTGATAGATCGGTGTGGAAACAGCACCCGTCTGGGGATCAGTCGGAATACCGCCGTGGATTAATTGTGTTTTCTTTTTCATGATTAAATTCCTCCTTGGTATATTTTCTTACTTAAGTATCGTTCACTTGAATCAGGGAAAATCGTGACGATATGACTTCCCGGTTCAGCACTTTCCGCTTCCAATAATGCCGCGTGGAGGGCAGCCCCTGATGAACTCCCTACCAGCAGGCCTTCACCTGTCGCAAGCTCTTTTACCCTTGCAAAGGCGTCCTCGTCCGTGACGGTGTGGATGCTGTTGAAGTAGTCACGATCCATGTAGGCAGGCAGGAATTCCATGCCGATTCCTTCTGTTTTATGGGGACCTGATTCGCCCCCGTTTAAAATAGATCCTTCCGGCTCGACGATCACGGTCTTTACTTGACTGCTCATTTCTTTCAAATACCTGGCCGTTCCCATGAACGTCCCGCCTGTACCTGCGCCGGCCACGAACACATCGACCTTGCCGTCCATCTGTCTCCAGAGTTCCGGCCCAAGTGTTTTGTAGTACGTAAGTGGATTGGCTTCATTCCCAAATTGCTGCGGTGAATAGGCGTTAGGAATTTCCTCCACCAGTTCCTCCGCCTTTCTGATGGCACCTTTCATCCCTTCTCCCGTCGGAGTATGGACGATTTTCGCTCCCAGTGCTTTCATGAGCTCCTGCTTTTCGATGCTGAATTTCTCAGGTATACAGAAGATCACGCTGTAGCCCGATTTGATACACGCGAGCGCCAGACCAATACCTGTATTCCCTGCTGTCGGCTCGATGAATGTCCCACCGGGCTTTATTTTTCCGCTTTCCTCAGCGTCCCTTACTAATTCCAAGCCGAGCCGGTCCTTTACGCTCCCGCCTGGATTAAAGAACTCCAGCTTTGCAAAAAGACGGACATCGTTTTTAAGCGGGAAATGCGTCAATTCAACGATCGGCGTATTCCCTATAAGATCATGCACACTTTTGTATATGTCCATGAACCGTTCCCCCTTTATATAAAAAACGACCCATCAGCCAAGTCCCCTCAATGACGGAGTGTTCCTAAAAACACATCCAATATCAGTTGAAGAGAGGAAAAGGCGCATGGGTCAGCTTTATTTCCTTCAATTAGACAGACTTGACGATACTCATGACCATCTTAGCCGAGTGCAGTGCTGCCTTTTCTAAATATTGTTCGAATGAAAGATCTGATTCCTTACCGGCAATATCCGAAAGTGAGCGGATGATAACAAATGGTACATTGAACTGATGTGCCACTTGGGCGATCGCCGCTGCTTCCATTTCAACTGCCTGTAAATCGATGAATTTATCCCTGATCGCGTCGACACGAACCGGGTCATTCATGAATGAATCCCCTGTTGCAATCAATCCTGAAACAACCTGGGCATCACCGAGTTCCTTCACGCTGTTAATCGCCGTCTGCTTTAATTTCTCGTCTGCAATGAATGCAGCGGGCAGCTGTGGAACCTGACCATATTCGTAACCGAATGCCGTGACGTCCACATCATGATGTCTCACTTCTGTGGAGATGACAACATCACCAACATTTAGAGAAGGATCGAATCCTCCTGCTGACCCTGTATTGATGATGCAATCCGGCTTATATTGCTGCAG
The nucleotide sequence above comes from Bacillus sp. KH172YL63. Encoded proteins:
- the pssA gene encoding CDP-diacylglycerol--serine O-phosphatidyltransferase codes for the protein MFLSGVIDQTFKKIKTQTANLITLSNLSLGGFAIISILHDQLNLSLLLIFIAALTDRFDGMVARKLNIESDLGKQLDSMSDIVSFGVAPALLMYTAVLQQFDVPGMFFTILYIACGAYRLARFNITENDGYFTGLPITVAGCLLTLCYFMIPHVSSVVLICMTILLALLMVSTFTLKKM
- the sigK gene encoding RNA polymerase sporulation sigma factor SigK; translation: MSGVLTALGYFFKELIFLVSYVKNNAFPQPLSSGDERKYLRLMAEGDEHARNMLIEHNLRLVAHIVKKFENTGEDPEDLISIGTIGLIKAIESYSEGKGTKLATYAARCIENEILMHLRALKKTKKDVSLHDPIGQDKEGNEISLIDILKSESDDVIDTIQLSMELEKVRKYICVLDEREKEVIVGRFGLDLKEEKTQREIAKELGISRSYVSRIEKRALMKMFHEFYREEKEKRNMS
- a CDS encoding YrzI family small protein, translating into MTLNLLFITVTFNKKQETFEEALHNETVSKCYEETKAKQQYMSQLF
- a CDS encoding YrhC family protein gives rise to the protein MKNKRTIQHKVDDFKRYGFTLLALSVFMYLGVIIPSETVTPGKVATLMTGTTVMLGMSLLFFTKAIKYKKALQSADE
- a CDS encoding bifunctional cystathionine gamma-lyase/homocysteine desulfhydrase gives rise to the protein MKKKTQLIHGGIPTDPQTGAVSTPIYQVSTYKQDEVGKHKGFEYSRSGNPTRHALEELIKDLEGGEKGFAFGSGMAAITAVMMMFSSGDHIVMTDDVYGGTYRVMTKVLNRIGIESTFVDSSDISKIEEAIQPNTKAVYIETPTNPLLKITDIEAAAALAKSRNLLTIVDNTFSTPYWQNPISLGADIVLHSATKYIGGHSDVVAGLVVVNSPELAEELFFVQNSTGGVLGPQDSWLLIRGIKTLGLRMEEHEENTKKIVEFLTNHPKVSKVYYPGLASHPNHEIAKKQAAGFGGMVSFDVGSEENADRLLTNTKYFTLAESLGAVESLISVPARMTHASIPADRRNELGITDGLVRISVGLEDAEDLIEDIGNALSK
- the cysK gene encoding cysteine synthase A — its product is MDIYKSVHDLIGNTPIVELTHFPLKNDVRLFAKLEFFNPGGSVKDRLGLELVRDAEESGKIKPGGTFIEPTAGNTGIGLALACIKSGYSVIFCIPEKFSIEKQELMKALGAKIVHTPTGEGMKGAIRKAEELVEEIPNAYSPQQFGNEANPLTYYKTLGPELWRQMDGKVDVFVAGAGTGGTFMGTARYLKEMSSQVKTVIVEPEGSILNGGESGPHKTEGIGMEFLPAYMDRDYFNSIHTVTDEDAFARVKELATGEGLLVGSSSGAALHAALLEAESAEPGSHIVTIFPDSSERYLSKKIYQGGI
- the mtnN gene encoding 5'-methylthioadenosine/S-adenosylhomocysteine nucleosidase, with amino-acid sequence MKIAIIGAMEEEVALLRENISNPSVETIAGCEYTSGMMGDKEVILLRSGIGKVNAAMSTAVLLQQYKPDCIINTGSAGGFDPSLNVGDVVISTEVRHHDVDVTAFGYEYGQVPQLPAAFIADEKLKQTAINSVKELGDAQVVSGLIATGDSFMNDPVRVDAIRDKFIDLQAVEMEAAAIAQVAHQFNVPFVIIRSLSDIAGKESDLSFEQYLEKAALHSAKMVMSIVKSV